A single window of Salvia splendens isolate huo1 chromosome 6, SspV2, whole genome shotgun sequence DNA harbors:
- the LOC121806985 gene encoding probable receptor-like serine/threonine-protein kinase At5g57670, giving the protein MMISSSASKILIGIPLDANVSVDLLGWAIRVIARPGDSIIALHVIGAMENKNKRQSARKQQKQFRQVKSFVINIMGELVETCLSNEVNMEARVGASTSPGRGLVEEARNMGADYLIIGGAQRKRSNRSSAISHYCYTNVPQGCSFVMLRPTQQPNLPGRGCCTYILLCTFSNSVMHITEFEHESSSSWSEKNLSTENSFSSEENESHVKLKRPSPRTVLGICEEDLDSGESSDSCGVAKSSVSGKPKSPFRLISSLFRPSFDWRVAKKKQKGKHQPMLKCYTYQQIATSTKSFHNDNLIGQGGYSEVYMGIIGDGSHIAVKRLAKDNNNATKEKEFLMELGIIGHVNHPNTAQLLGYCIENGLYLIFQLYPNGTLSSALHGQASNGLDWPTRYRIVLGIAKGLHYLHKCCKHRIIHRDIKASNVLLGPHNEPQISDFGLAKWLPSKWSHHAVIPIEGTFGYLAPEYFMHGIVDEKIDVYAFGILLLEILTGRRPVDATKQNLLLWARPLMESGNLRELADPNMKGSFDMEQLYRVALTASYCVRQSSIWRPSMTEVLQLLTYGQDSEVGRSSWRIPKFTSDEMDDYSMIFGYKLPSDLSLEDI; this is encoded by the exons ATGATGATTTCATCTTCGGCTAGTAAAATTCTCATCGGCATTCCTCTTGATGCCAATGTGAGTGTGGATCTCCTTGGTTGGGCCATTCGAGTCATTGCTCGCCCCGGTGATTCGATCATCGCATTGCACGTTATAG GGGCCATGGAAAACAAGAACAAGAGACAGTCGGCCAGGAAACAGCAGAAGCAGTTTCGTCAGGTGAAATCGTTCGTTATAAACATTATGGGAGAACTTGTCGAGACCTgtctctctaatgag GTGAATATGGAAGCTAGAGTGGGAGCGAGCACCAGTCCCGGTCGAGGCCTTGTAGAGGAGGCCCGGAACATGGGTGCTGATTATCTAATCATCGGCGGCGCCCAAAGAAAAAGATCAAACAGGTCTTCTGCAATCTCCCACTACTGTTACACCAATGTTCCACAAGGTTGCTCATTCGTCATGCTTCGTCCAACACAACAACCAAACCTTCCGGGTAGGGGTTGTTGCACTTATATATTACTTTGCACATTTTCTAATTCTGTGATGCATATCACAGAATTTGAGCACGAATCGAGTAGCAGCTGGTCGGAGAAGAATTTATCTACTGAAAATTCGTTCTCATCGGAAGAGAACGAGTCTCACGTGAAGTTGAAAAGGCCATCGCCAAGAACGGTGCTCGGTATTTGTGAGGAAGATTTGGATAGTGGAGAAAGCTCGGATTCATGTGGCGTTGCCAAATCATCGGTGTCCGGGAAGCCCAAGTCCCCGTTCCGGCTGATTTCATCGCTATTCCGGCCATCGTTCGATTGGAGAGTGGCCAAGAAGAAACAGAAAGGGAAGCATCAACCAATGTTGAAGTGCTACACATATCAACAAATTGCAACTTCTACTAAGAGTTTTCACAATG ATAATTTGATAGGACAAGGAGGGTATTCTGAAGTTTACATGGGGATAATTGGGGATGGAAGCCATATTGCAGTGAAGCGTTTGGCTAAGGATAACAACAATGCAACTAAGGAAAAAGAATTTCTAATGGAGTTGGGAATTATAGGACATGTCAACCATCCCAACACTGCTCAACTGCTTGGTTATTGTATTGAAAATGGACTTTATCTCATTTTTCAATTGTATCCAAACGGGACACTATCCTCCGCCCTCCACG GACAAGCAAGCAATGGCCTAGATTGGCCAACGAGGTATAGAATAGTGCTAGGGATAGCAAAGGGACTACATTACCTTCACAAATGCTGCAAACATCGCATTATTCATCGAGATATTAAGGCCTCTAATGTTCTTCTTGGTCCACATAATGAGCCACAG ATATCTGATTTTGGACTGGCAAAATGGCTACCTAGCAAATGGAGTCACCATGCCGTGATTCCAATTGAGGGCACATTTGGATACCTTGCACCCGAATATTTCATGCATGGAATTGTGGATGAGAAAATTGATGTTTATGCCTTTGGAATTCTTCTTCTAGAGATCCTAACAGGCCGACGTCCGGTCGATGCCACCAAACAGAATTTGCTTCTTTGG GCGAGGCCTTTGATGGAATCAGGAAATTTACGAGAATTGGCTGATCCAAATATGAAAGGTAGTTTCGATATGGAGCAATTGTATAGAGTGGCTTTAACGGCGTCGTATTGTGTGAGACAGTCTTCAATTTGGCGACCTTCTATGACTGAG GTGTTGCAATTGCTAACGTATGGTCAAGACTCAGAGGTGGGAAGAAGTAGCTGGAGAATACCAAAATTCACTAGTGATGAAATGGATGATTATTCTATGATTTTTGGATACAAACTTCCTTCTGATTTATCTTTGGAGGATATTTGA
- the LOC121806560 gene encoding pathogenesis-related protein PR-1-like encodes MKTLGRVKCPNPVFVLVLVLVLIQGNAAAASSKSQFLAVQNAARAALGLPPLAWDRRIARYAAAYARRRRGDCELRHSGGPYGENIFWGSGGAWTAAKAAADWVGERRQYSYKSNSCADGQQCGHYTQIVWRETARMGCAKVVCDGGKGVFVICNYDPPGNYVGERPY; translated from the coding sequence atgaagaCGCTTGGCCGCGTCAAATGCCCGAATCCCGTCTTCGTCCTCGTCCTCGTCCTGGTCCTGATTCAGGGCAATGCCGCGGCCGCGTCGTCCAAGAGCCAGTTCCTGGCCGTGCAGAACGCGGCCAGGGCGGCGCTGGGGCTGCCGCCGCTGGCGTGGGACCGGCGGATAGCGCGGTATGCGGCGGCGTACGCGCGGCGGCGGCGCGGGGACTGCGAGCTGCGGCACTCGGGGGGGCCGTACGGGGAGAACATCTTCTGGGGGAGCGGGGGCGCGTGGACGGCGGCGAAGGCGGCGGCGGACTGGGTGGGGGAGCGGCGGCAGTACAGCTACAAGTCGAATTCGTGCGCGGACGGGCAGCAGTGCGGGCATTACACGCAGATTGTGTGGCGGGAGACGGCGAGGATGGGCTGCGCCAAGGTGGTGTGCGACGGAGGGAAGGGTGTTTTCGTCATTTGCAACTACGATCCGCCGGGGAATTACGTTGGGGAGAGGCCGTATTGA
- the LOC121806796 gene encoding ADP-ribosylation factor 1: MGIVFTRLFSSLFGNKEARILVLGLDNAGKTTILYRLQMGEVVSTIPTIGFNVETVQYNNIKFQVWDLGGQTSIRPYWRCYFPNTQAIIYVVDSSDTDRLVIAKEEFHAILEEEELKGAVVLLFANKQDLPGALDDAAITEALELHKIKNRQWSIFKTSAIKGEGLFEGLDWLSNTLKSGGG, encoded by the exons ATGGGAATAGTATTTACGCGGCTATTTTCGTCGCTGTTTGGCAACAAGGAAGCTCGGATCCTGGTTCTCGGTCTTGACAATGCCGGAAAAACCACCATCCTTT ATCGGCTCCAGATGGGTGAAGTAGTATCTACAATTCCGA CAATTGGGTTCAATGTGGAAACGGTGCAGTATAACAACATAAAGTTTCAAGTGTGGGATCTTG GTGGCCAGACAAGTATCAG gcCATACTGGAGATGCTACTTTCCCAACACTCAAGCTATTATATATGTTGTTGATTCAAGTGATACAGATAGGCTGGTGATTGCCAAAGAAGAATTTCATGCAATACTAGAG GAGGAGGAGCTTAAAGGTGCTGTCGTCCTCTTATTTGCAAATAAACAG GATCTTCCTGGGGCACTTGATGATGCTGCAATTACTGAAGCCTTGGAACTGCACAAGATTAAGAACCGGCAATGGTCTATTTTCAAAACTTCTGCTATAAAAGGAGAAGGCCTTTTTGAGGGCTTGGACTG GTTGAGTAATACACTTAAATCTGGAGGTGGCTAA